Proteins encoded in a region of the Dorea longicatena genome:
- a CDS encoding CCA tRNA nucleotidyltransferase — MNNYNIKLPDDVQFIIHTLQLHGFEAYAVGGCVRDSILGREPGDWDITTSAMPEETKALFDKTFDTGIEHGTITVLLNHEGYEVTTYRIDGKYEDSRHPKEVTFTRNLKEDLLRRDFTINAMAYNDKDGIVDIFGGMQDLEKHMIRCVGNARERFSEDALRILRGVRFAAQLGFEIDEETKEGMKLLAPTLENISAERIQVELVKMLTSDRPELIRTAYELGITKVFLPEFDRMMETKQETLHHMYTVGEHTIHAMMNVRNDKILRLTMLLHDTGKPEYKTMDEDGVAHFKMHALGSERIAKEVLRRLKFDNDTLHKVTRLVLNHDYRMPAVPKNVRRAMNKIGEDIFPYYMEVRRADVLAQSEYQRAEKLKNLDEVEQTYAEIIEKGQCVSLKELAVTGRDLIRAGMKPGKEIGEKLNELLNLVIENPEMNTKEILLKYSFPDKEV, encoded by the coding sequence GTGAATAACTATAATATAAAATTACCGGATGATGTACAGTTTATCATTCATACCTTACAGTTGCATGGATTTGAAGCATACGCAGTCGGGGGATGTGTCAGAGATTCCATCCTTGGCAGAGAACCGGGCGACTGGGATATTACAACATCAGCAATGCCGGAAGAGACAAAGGCATTATTTGACAAAACATTTGATACGGGAATTGAGCATGGAACGATAACCGTACTTTTGAATCATGAGGGATACGAAGTTACGACGTACAGAATCGATGGAAAATACGAAGACAGCAGACATCCGAAAGAAGTCACATTTACAAGAAATCTGAAAGAAGACCTGCTCAGACGAGACTTTACGATCAATGCTATGGCATACAATGACAAGGATGGGATCGTAGATATCTTTGGAGGAATGCAGGATCTGGAAAAGCATATGATCCGCTGTGTGGGAAATGCCAGGGAACGTTTCTCGGAAGATGCGCTCCGGATTTTAAGAGGCGTCAGATTTGCGGCACAGCTTGGATTTGAGATTGATGAGGAGACGAAAGAAGGAATGAAGCTTCTTGCGCCGACACTGGAAAATATCAGTGCGGAGAGGATACAGGTAGAACTGGTGAAGATGCTGACATCTGACCGGCCGGAGCTTATAAGAACTGCTTATGAACTTGGGATTACGAAGGTATTTTTGCCGGAATTTGACCGTATGATGGAGACAAAGCAGGAAACACTGCATCATATGTACACAGTCGGGGAACATACCATTCATGCGATGATGAATGTCCGCAATGATAAGATCTTAAGATTAACAATGTTACTGCATGATACAGGTAAACCGGAATACAAGACGATGGATGAAGACGGTGTGGCGCATTTTAAAATGCATGCATTAGGAAGCGAGCGGATTGCCAAAGAAGTGCTTCGGAGATTAAAGTTCGATAATGATACGCTGCATAAGGTTACAAGACTTGTGCTGAATCATGATTACCGCATGCCGGCCGTGCCGAAAAATGTCAGAAGGGCAATGAATAAGATCGGCGAAGACATTTTCCCATACTATATGGAAGTAAGGAGAGCAGATGTTCTGGCACAAAGTGAGTACCAGAGAGCAGAAAAATTAAAAAACCTCGATGAAGTAGAACAGACATATGCAGAGATTATAGAAAAAGGCCAGTGTGTTTCATTAAAAGAATTAGCTGTGACAGGTAGAGATCTGATCCGGGCGGGAATGAAGCCGGGAAAAGAGATAGGGGAAAAGTTAAACGAATTATTGAACCTTGTGATCGAGAATCCGGAAATGAACACCAAAGAGATCCTGCTGAAATATAGTTTCCCGGATAAAGAAGTATAA
- a CDS encoding CotS family spore coat protein — protein sequence MQEFEQKILEQYDIEVSSTRKVRGAVLCETNKGLFLLKEITTSEKRIPALCELYTRLYEQGYHRIDYVVTNRNGEYISALDNGDRYILKKCFAGRECDIKKTREIFEAAGNLAKLHIIMRYELEHGIPEGTKTDEKYRRHNRELKKVRQFTRKVVPKGEFEFAFLKQFDQMYQWAEAAVEELERSDYEKLYAEEMKKSGMIHGEYNYHNIIMTKEGIATTNFEKFRRDIQVEDLYYFLRKVLEKSGWKIRLGDGMLNAYSAIHPLTEGEMEYLKIRLIYPEKFWKTANSYYCTNKAWISVKNIEKLQTAIRQTEEKKMFLKEVFGFEL from the coding sequence ATGCAGGAATTTGAACAAAAAATACTGGAACAATATGATATAGAAGTAAGCAGCACCCGCAAAGTCAGGGGTGCTGTTTTATGCGAAACAAATAAGGGATTATTCCTTTTAAAGGAGATTACAACATCTGAGAAGAGAATCCCTGCGTTATGTGAACTTTATACACGGCTTTATGAGCAGGGGTATCATAGGATCGATTATGTGGTCACGAACCGTAACGGCGAATATATATCTGCATTGGATAACGGAGACCGGTACATATTAAAGAAATGTTTTGCCGGACGTGAATGCGACATTAAGAAGACAAGGGAAATATTTGAAGCGGCGGGAAATCTGGCAAAACTACATATCATTATGCGTTATGAACTGGAACATGGGATACCGGAAGGAACCAAAACAGATGAAAAATACAGACGGCATAATCGTGAATTGAAAAAGGTCCGGCAGTTTACAAGAAAAGTTGTTCCCAAGGGTGAGTTTGAATTTGCCTTTTTGAAGCAGTTTGATCAGATGTATCAATGGGCAGAGGCAGCAGTGGAAGAACTGGAGCGGTCGGATTATGAGAAACTGTATGCCGAAGAGATGAAGAAGTCCGGTATGATACATGGAGAGTATAATTATCATAATATCATTATGACAAAAGAAGGAATCGCCACAACCAATTTTGAAAAATTCCGCAGGGACATTCAGGTGGAAGATCTGTATTATTTCCTCAGGAAGGTTCTGGAAAAAAGTGGATGGAAGATCCGCCTGGGTGATGGCATGCTGAATGCCTATTCGGCAATACATCCGCTTACGGAGGGCGAAATGGAATATCTGAAGATCCGTCTGATCTATCCGGAAAAATTCTGGAAAACGGCCAATTCGTATTATTGTACAAATAAAGCATGGATATCGGTAAAAAACATAGAAAAGCTTCAGACTGCGATAAGGCAGACAGAAGAGAAAAAAATGTTTTTAAAAGAAGTATTTGGATTTGAACTTTAA
- a CDS encoding HU family DNA-binding protein, which produces MNKTELIAAIADQAELSKKDSEKALKAFIDVVTEELKKEHKVQVVGFGTFEVSMRAEREGRNPQTGETMKIAACKAPKFKAGKALKDAINE; this is translated from the coding sequence ATGAATAAGACAGAACTGATCGCAGCAATTGCTGACCAGGCAGAATTATCAAAGAAAGACTCTGAAAAAGCTTTAAAAGCTTTTATCGATGTTGTTACAGAAGAATTAAAGAAAGAACATAAAGTACAGGTTGTTGGATTTGGTACTTTCGAAGTAAGCATGAGAGCTGAAAGAGAAGGAAGAAATCCTCAGACAGGCGAGACTATGAAGATTGCTGCATGTAAAGCACCAAAATTCAAAGCTGGTAAAGCATTAAAGGATGCTATCAACGAGTAG
- a CDS encoding RNA-binding S4 domain-containing protein codes for MRLDKFLKVSRLIKRRTVANEACDAGRVLVNDKPAKASVKVKPGDIIEIQFGTRTVKVEVLDIKDTTKKEEAGDLFKYL; via the coding sequence ATGAGATTAGATAAATTTTTAAAAGTTTCCAGACTGATCAAACGCCGGACCGTAGCTAACGAAGCCTGCGATGCCGGTCGTGTACTGGTGAATGACAAGCCGGCCAAGGCATCGGTAAAGGTAAAACCGGGAGATATCATAGAAATCCAGTTTGGAACAAGAACCGTAAAAGTAGAAGTACTTGATATCAAGGATACGACAAAAAAAGAAGAGGCAGGAGACCTGTTCAAATATTTATAA
- the yabP gene encoding sporulation protein YabP, translating to METTAVQKSHKLVLNNRKTGLVTGVLDVLSFNLNEILLETEQGMLMVKGTDLHVNRVNLEKGEIDLSGNIESISYSDIQSPGKQAESLFGKLFR from the coding sequence TTGGAGACCACAGCAGTACAAAAAAGCCATAAACTGGTATTAAATAACCGGAAAACCGGACTGGTGACCGGAGTGTTGGATGTCCTGTCTTTTAATCTGAATGAGATATTGTTGGAGACGGAGCAGGGAATGCTCATGGTAAAGGGCACGGATCTGCATGTAAACCGGGTGAATCTGGAAAAGGGAGAGATTGATCTGTCCGGCAACATTGAAAGTATCTCTTATTCGGATATACAGTCTCCCGGAAAACAGGCGGAAAGTCTGTTTGGAAAATTGTTTCGCTGA
- the yabQ gene encoding spore cortex biosynthesis protein YabQ, translated as MGITKELFIFLSAILSGAIVRLVYRCISCLRNVIHHTHWIIELEDLAYWVGTAIFLFVQIYYTSSGSVRWYFVLGIGLGASAMSVFLVAVRKWYRKIVCPGSGFLDETLEKGRKKR; from the coding sequence ATGGGAATAACAAAAGAATTATTTATATTTCTTTCTGCAATATTGTCCGGAGCAATTGTACGTCTTGTATACCGCTGCATAAGCTGTCTGCGAAATGTGATACATCATACGCACTGGATCATTGAGCTGGAAGACCTGGCATACTGGGTCGGAACCGCAATTTTTTTGTTTGTGCAGATTTACTACACAAGTAGTGGTAGTGTAAGGTGGTATTTTGTACTAGGTATTGGGCTTGGAGCATCAGCTATGTCGGTTTTTCTAGTGGCTGTCAGGAAGTGGTATCGAAAAATTGTATGTCCGGGGAGCGGGTTTTTGGATGAAACACTTGAAAAAGGCCGGAAAAAAAGATAG
- a CDS encoding septum formation initiator family protein: protein MKDVKQRNRRRRQCRRSQDHKRSVLAISAVVLLLTVMVSANSMTLKAKNREYQAQETELKEQIQAEKDRSKEIKELDKYVGTDKYVEDVAKEKLGLVHNNEIIFKAK, encoded by the coding sequence ATGAAAGATGTAAAACAGAGAAACCGCAGAAGACGGCAGTGCAGGCGTTCTCAGGATCATAAGAGAAGTGTGCTGGCGATTAGTGCTGTTGTTCTTTTGCTGACAGTTATGGTGTCTGCGAACAGTATGACGTTAAAGGCGAAGAACAGAGAATATCAGGCGCAGGAGACAGAACTGAAAGAGCAGATCCAGGCAGAAAAAGACCGGTCAAAAGAGATCAAAGAATTAGATAAATATGTCGGAACAGACAAATACGTAGAAGACGTGGCAAAAGAAAAGCTGGGTCTGGTACATAATAATGAGATAATTTTCAAAGCAAAATAA
- a CDS encoding SpoIIE family protein phosphatase, giving the protein MARIKEQEIFVNPYVVQMDKFAESLQHLSKTFLNMEHYKGTLSKEEIDEMFDKVTGNVCAGCERKEVCLGERREKTYQMMYEIMCAAEEYGAELNMELKKRLKRQCMLAPRFLRESLEVFENAKQILMWNHRMLQTREGYATQLTSFAKMIQYTTRELDAGIFQDEYLEKRIKTALKKENVKMLSIVFYMTQQGKYEVHLTVKAVKGRVILAKDIAFLVGKCIGRTMIPRQGERLVIGGEYGTIACVEGAKFQTLQGIARIGKGLEQISGDTFLMKDLPGGRKGIALSDGMGSGEEAFRDSTMVVEMLEELLEAGFPVETAVQMMNTALVIGREEVKFCTLDVCLFDLYRGSCEFVKAGAAATFIKKKDKVEKIVSTTLPIGVIQNIEIDREVCDLESGDYVVMVTDGVLDALPAKEQEEQMIDIIQNTNIVNPTEFARSILSEVLKYSGEMPLDDMTILVIGLWGVS; this is encoded by the coding sequence GTGGCACGGATAAAAGAACAGGAAATATTTGTGAATCCATATGTGGTGCAGATGGACAAATTTGCGGAGTCTCTGCAGCATCTATCAAAAACATTTTTAAATATGGAACATTATAAAGGAACATTGTCCAAAGAAGAAATTGATGAAATGTTTGACAAAGTAACGGGGAATGTCTGTGCCGGTTGTGAGCGAAAAGAAGTGTGTCTCGGCGAGAGGCGGGAGAAAACATATCAGATGATGTATGAAATCATGTGTGCAGCAGAAGAGTATGGTGCAGAACTGAATATGGAATTGAAAAAAAGACTGAAAAGGCAATGCATGCTTGCGCCGCGTTTCCTAAGGGAAAGTCTGGAAGTGTTTGAAAATGCCAAACAGATATTGATGTGGAATCACAGGATGCTGCAGACAAGAGAAGGATATGCCACACAGCTTACAAGCTTTGCAAAGATGATACAGTATACAACCAGAGAACTGGATGCGGGGATCTTTCAGGATGAATATCTGGAAAAACGTATAAAAACAGCCTTAAAAAAAGAGAATGTAAAGATGTTATCGATTGTATTTTATATGACCCAGCAGGGAAAATATGAGGTACATCTGACGGTAAAAGCGGTTAAGGGACGGGTAATCCTTGCAAAAGATATCGCATTTCTGGTGGGAAAATGTATAGGAAGAACCATGATCCCAAGACAGGGAGAACGACTTGTGATAGGAGGGGAATATGGCACCATTGCATGTGTGGAAGGTGCGAAATTCCAGACGCTTCAGGGGATTGCCCGGATCGGAAAAGGACTGGAGCAGATATCTGGGGATACTTTTCTTATGAAAGATCTGCCGGGAGGCCGCAAAGGAATCGCGCTTTCTGATGGAATGGGATCGGGAGAAGAAGCATTCCGGGACAGTACGATGGTGGTAGAAATGTTAGAAGAACTGTTAGAGGCAGGATTCCCGGTAGAGACGGCGGTGCAGATGATGAATACGGCGCTGGTGATCGGAAGGGAAGAAGTGAAATTCTGCACACTGGATGTATGTCTGTTTGATCTGTATCGTGGAAGCTGTGAATTTGTAAAGGCGGGCGCGGCCGCAACATTTATCAAAAAGAAGGATAAAGTTGAAAAAATTGTATCAACAACACTTCCGATCGGGGTTATACAGAATATTGAGATTGACCGGGAAGTGTGTGATCTGGAATCCGGGGATTATGTGGTCATGGTGACGGACGGAGTTCTGGATGCACTTCCGGCAAAAGAACAGGAAGAACAGATGATAGATATTATTCAAAACACGAATATTGTAAATCCGACAGAGTTTGCAAGAAGCATTCTAAGTGAGGTGTTGAAATATTCGGGAGAAATGCCACTGGATGATATGACGATCCTTGTGATCGGCCTGTGGGGCGTGAGCTGA